One genomic window of Aquisalimonas sp. 2447 includes the following:
- a CDS encoding ABC transporter substrate-binding protein produces MHTTTQTHGTFRGSAGGVLAAVMAAALTFTAGAVNADHASEMRFGVPTWPGVTVKSEVAAQLLQHMGYDTDQMNASPAVILNSLADDDLDIYMGGWMPTQREMLDPLEESGDVRVLTENIADAVMGIAVPEYVRDAGVRTEEDLAEYADEFDRTIHGIEAGSGFNDSIQEAIDSDRHGLGGWQLLPSSTSAMLAEVQRAVDREEWIIFLGWEPHWMNVVLDFHYIEAVGDREIAETTSDVLTVGNPVMLDAHPHVERFLTQYRVPKDEQSAWILEFDREDREADEVAHEWIGNNLDLVAEWLDGVETRDGDAAIDAVRAAY; encoded by the coding sequence ATGCACACAACGACACAGACCCACGGGACCTTCCGCGGCTCAGCTGGCGGCGTGCTCGCCGCCGTCATGGCCGCAGCGCTGACCTTCACGGCCGGCGCGGTCAACGCGGACCATGCCTCCGAGATGCGCTTCGGCGTACCCACTTGGCCCGGCGTGACCGTGAAGAGTGAGGTGGCCGCCCAGTTGCTGCAGCACATGGGCTACGACACGGATCAGATGAATGCGAGCCCCGCGGTCATCCTCAACTCCCTGGCGGATGACGATCTCGACATCTACATGGGTGGCTGGATGCCAACCCAGCGGGAGATGCTGGATCCGCTGGAAGAGTCGGGCGACGTGCGGGTGCTCACCGAGAACATCGCCGATGCGGTGATGGGCATTGCCGTGCCCGAGTACGTCCGTGATGCAGGCGTGCGCACCGAGGAAGACCTCGCTGAGTATGCCGACGAGTTCGATCGTACGATCCACGGCATCGAGGCGGGCAGTGGCTTCAACGACTCCATCCAGGAGGCCATCGACAGTGACCGCCATGGCCTGGGCGGCTGGCAGTTGCTGCCCTCAAGCACCAGCGCCATGCTCGCCGAGGTGCAACGGGCGGTGGACCGTGAAGAGTGGATCATTTTCCTGGGTTGGGAGCCGCACTGGATGAACGTGGTCCTGGACTTCCACTATATCGAGGCCGTGGGTGACCGTGAGATCGCGGAGACCACCAGCGACGTGCTCACCGTCGGCAACCCGGTGATGCTGGACGCACACCCCCACGTGGAGCGCTTTCTGACCCAGTACCGGGTGCCCAAGGACGAGCAGTCGGCCTGGATCCTTGAGTTCGATCGCGAGGACCGTGAGGCGGACGAAGTGGCCCACGAGTGGATCGGCAACAACCTGGACCTGGTGGCGGAATGGCTCGACGGGGTCGAGACCCGCGACGGCGATGCCGCCATCGACGCCGTGCGCGCCGCTTACTGA
- a CDS encoding acetate--CoA ligase family protein — protein MSHASRKEQLQRVLRPRHVAVIGGDAAEEAARQLDGIGFTGEVWPVNPRRSAMAGRTCFSGVATLPEVPDAALVATPAEACPDVFAALNARGAGGGVCFAAGFREEGDDALQRALVDAAGDCALLGPNCHGILNYLDGVALWPDEHGGERVDAGVAVISQSGNIALNATFEQRGVPLACVIGTGNQAQLEIADFIDALLDDPRVSAIGLFIEGLDDAARFAAAATRALQQGVPLVALKVGASEAGSRASMSHTAVLTGSDAVFDALFESLGIVRARTLAEWLETLKLFAVNGPLAGPAVLSLSCSGGEAALMGDLLAAAGLTLPAPPAERVPALAEAFRIPPASVGNPLDYNTRIWGDAVACARGFEAALATGADTGVLLLDFPPSDDGTAGNWRAALDGYLAAAGRGNTPAVVLSTLPEALPDAARGACFAAGVAPLQGLAEGCRALGHASRYATLRGHLLARGGPWPGPAGGVSAGVQPGTALDESASKATLAARGLPVPQGEVCREEAVAEAAARIGYPVVIKALVPDLAHKSDAGAVAVNVAGAVAARSAVTGMRERLAHQGLHAERWLVEGMVTDAVAELIVGVKRDPLVGPVLVVGSGGVLAELMADVRTVLLPTSAAQVREALESTGAGQQMLGFRGGEAGDMAAAVTACLSVADYAVAEADRLVELDVNPLIVRPAGRGAVAADALIALGGDDADGTGPVTGAHRRSCPVSG, from the coding sequence GTGAGCCACGCCAGTCGCAAGGAGCAGTTGCAGCGCGTGCTGCGCCCGCGGCACGTGGCGGTGATCGGCGGTGACGCCGCCGAGGAGGCCGCGCGCCAGCTCGACGGCATCGGCTTCACCGGGGAGGTGTGGCCGGTGAACCCGCGCCGCAGCGCCATGGCGGGCCGGACCTGTTTCTCCGGTGTGGCAACACTCCCGGAAGTGCCCGATGCCGCACTAGTGGCGACGCCGGCCGAGGCCTGTCCCGACGTGTTCGCCGCGCTGAATGCCCGCGGCGCAGGCGGCGGCGTCTGCTTTGCTGCCGGCTTCCGGGAAGAGGGCGACGACGCCCTGCAGCGGGCGCTGGTGGATGCGGCCGGCGACTGCGCCCTCTTGGGCCCGAACTGCCACGGCATCCTCAACTATCTGGACGGGGTTGCTCTGTGGCCCGACGAGCACGGCGGTGAGCGCGTCGACGCCGGCGTGGCCGTGATCAGCCAGAGCGGCAACATCGCCCTGAACGCCACCTTCGAGCAGCGCGGCGTGCCGCTGGCCTGCGTGATCGGCACCGGCAACCAGGCGCAGCTCGAGATCGCCGATTTCATTGACGCCCTGCTGGACGACCCGCGGGTGTCCGCCATCGGCCTGTTCATCGAGGGGCTCGATGACGCCGCCCGCTTCGCCGCGGCCGCCACCCGCGCCCTGCAACAGGGTGTGCCGCTGGTGGCGTTGAAGGTCGGGGCGTCGGAAGCCGGCAGTCGCGCTTCCATGAGCCACACGGCGGTGCTGACCGGCTCCGACGCCGTGTTCGATGCCCTCTTCGAGAGTCTCGGGATCGTCCGGGCGCGCACGCTGGCGGAGTGGCTGGAGACCCTGAAGCTGTTCGCCGTCAACGGGCCGCTGGCCGGGCCCGCAGTGCTGTCCCTGTCGTGCTCGGGGGGTGAAGCCGCACTCATGGGCGACCTGCTGGCCGCGGCGGGGCTCACGCTGCCGGCGCCACCGGCCGAGCGCGTACCGGCGCTGGCCGAGGCATTCCGGATTCCGCCGGCCAGTGTGGGCAACCCGCTGGACTACAATACGCGGATCTGGGGCGATGCGGTGGCCTGCGCCAGGGGTTTCGAAGCCGCGCTGGCCACCGGTGCGGATACCGGTGTGCTGCTCCTGGACTTTCCGCCGTCGGACGACGGCACCGCCGGCAACTGGCGTGCGGCCCTGGACGGCTACCTGGCGGCCGCGGGCCGCGGGAATACCCCCGCCGTGGTCTTGAGTACCCTGCCGGAGGCGCTGCCCGATGCCGCACGGGGCGCGTGCTTCGCGGCCGGTGTGGCGCCCCTCCAGGGGTTGGCCGAGGGCTGCCGTGCGCTGGGTCATGCCAGCCGGTACGCCACCCTGCGTGGGCATCTGCTGGCGCGGGGCGGCCCTTGGCCGGGCCCGGCCGGGGGCGTGTCGGCGGGAGTCCAGCCCGGGACAGCGCTGGATGAATCGGCCAGCAAGGCGACGCTTGCGGCCCGGGGCCTCCCGGTGCCGCAGGGCGAAGTATGCCGTGAGGAGGCGGTGGCCGAGGCCGCGGCGCGCATCGGCTATCCGGTGGTGATCAAGGCGCTGGTCCCGGACCTTGCACACAAGAGCGATGCCGGGGCCGTGGCCGTGAATGTCGCCGGTGCGGTTGCCGCGCGGTCGGCGGTGACCGGCATGCGTGAACGCCTGGCGCACCAGGGCCTGCACGCCGAGCGCTGGCTGGTGGAAGGCATGGTGACTGACGCCGTGGCGGAACTCATCGTCGGCGTGAAGCGTGATCCGCTGGTGGGGCCGGTGCTGGTGGTTGGCAGTGGGGGCGTGCTCGCGGAACTCATGGCCGACGTCCGAACCGTGCTGCTGCCCACCAGCGCGGCGCAAGTGCGCGAGGCACTGGAGTCCACCGGCGCCGGCCAGCAGATGCTCGGTTTTCGCGGCGGTGAGGCCGGTGACATGGCCGCCGCCGTGACTGCCTGCCTCTCCGTGGCGGACTATGCCGTCGCCGAGGCGGATCGTCTGGTGGAACTGGACGTCAACCCACTCATCGTCCGGCCTGCCGGACGCGGCGCCGTTGCCGCCGATGCGCTGATCGCGCTGGGCGGCGACGACGCGGACGGGACCGGACCCGTCACCGGAGCGCACCGTCGCTCCTGCCCTGTTTCCGGATAA
- a CDS encoding GlxA family transcriptional regulator, with the protein MSPDADDTPERIGFLLIPEFSMIAFCAAVEPLRIANRCSGRMLYDWALYSADGGPVRASNGMTLLSDAAVDDQAHASTVITCASFNHDDYTTPELLRWLRRLEGRKAVLGGIDTGCFLLAQAGLLDGYRVTLHWESIPAFRERFPQIQCTTELFEVDGRRLTSAGGTSTMDLMLRLIAHRHGEALAVDVSEQLIHQRIRSPSDHQRMALAARLGVHNPTLLRAIDHMSRNMEQPLSMAEVAEVTGVSLRQLERLFAEHLHTTPQQYYLAERLEHARYLLQQTDMPVLDVAVACGFAATASLSRAYRNHFGVPPSRDRSWTEG; encoded by the coding sequence ATGAGCCCGGACGCGGATGACACCCCCGAGCGGATCGGCTTCCTGCTGATCCCGGAATTCTCCATGATCGCCTTCTGCGCGGCCGTGGAACCCCTGCGGATTGCCAACCGCTGCAGCGGGCGGATGCTCTACGACTGGGCTCTGTATTCGGCCGACGGCGGGCCGGTGCGGGCGAGTAACGGCATGACCCTGCTCAGCGATGCCGCCGTGGACGACCAGGCGCATGCCTCCACCGTAATCACCTGCGCCTCGTTCAACCACGACGACTACACCACGCCCGAGCTGCTGCGCTGGCTGCGGCGGCTGGAAGGGCGGAAGGCGGTGCTGGGCGGTATCGACACGGGCTGCTTTCTGCTGGCGCAGGCCGGGCTGCTGGACGGCTACCGGGTGACCCTGCACTGGGAGAGCATTCCCGCCTTCCGCGAGCGCTTCCCGCAGATCCAGTGCACCACGGAGCTGTTCGAAGTGGACGGGCGGCGGCTGACCTCCGCCGGCGGGACATCGACCATGGATCTCATGCTGCGGTTGATCGCCCACCGCCACGGCGAGGCCCTGGCGGTGGATGTCTCCGAGCAGCTCATCCACCAGCGCATCCGCAGCCCCTCGGACCACCAGCGCATGGCCTTGGCGGCGCGGCTGGGCGTGCACAATCCGACGCTGCTGCGCGCCATCGACCACATGAGCCGCAACATGGAGCAGCCGCTGTCCATGGCCGAGGTGGCGGAGGTGACAGGGGTGTCCCTGCGCCAGCTGGAGCGGCTGTTCGCCGAGCATCTCCACACCACGCCGCAGCAGTACTACCTGGCCGAACGCCTGGAACACGCGCGTTACCTGCTGCAGCAGACGGACATGCCGGTGCTGGATGTGGCCGTGGCCTGCGGTTTTGCCGCCACGGCCAGCCTGTCACGGGCCTACCGCAATCACTTCGGCGTGCCGCCGAGCCGCGATCGGAGCTGGACGGAGGGGTAA
- a CDS encoding acyl-CoA dehydrogenase family protein, which translates to MEFEPTTEQQMIVGSIRRFVDQECLPHEETVERDDAVPAHVAERIRRAAIDNGFYAANMPAELGGAGLDSVSLTLFERELGRTSFALQALVHRPSNILRACTDEQAQWYLYPTIRGERMDCLAMTEPGAGSDLRGMGTTAVRHGDDYVINGTKHFISHADMADYTILFAATGEDDDPRRGRRKRISVFLVDHDTPGVDVHPGYRPVSHRGYHNSVIHFDDCRVPASQVLGEPDQGMELAGTWLSASRLTVGAQCVGRARRAHELAVEWAASREQFGQPIGRFQGTGFKLADMATDIDAAEMLCLRAAWLHDQGRLTDADAAKAKLFASEMLARVTDECIQVYGGMGLMDSLPLERLWRDARIERIWDGTSEIQRHIIARDLLRAHGA; encoded by the coding sequence GAACCCACCACTGAACAGCAGATGATCGTCGGCAGCATCCGCCGCTTTGTCGACCAGGAGTGCCTGCCGCACGAAGAGACGGTGGAGCGCGACGATGCCGTGCCCGCCCATGTGGCGGAGCGCATTCGTCGGGCCGCCATCGACAACGGTTTCTACGCCGCCAACATGCCCGCCGAGCTGGGTGGGGCGGGGCTGGACAGCGTCAGCCTGACCCTGTTCGAACGCGAGCTTGGGCGGACCAGTTTCGCCCTGCAGGCCCTGGTGCACCGGCCGAGCAACATTCTGCGCGCCTGCACCGACGAGCAGGCGCAGTGGTATCTCTACCCGACCATCCGCGGCGAGCGCATGGATTGCCTGGCCATGACCGAGCCGGGGGCCGGCTCCGACCTGCGGGGCATGGGCACCACTGCGGTGCGCCACGGCGATGACTACGTCATCAACGGCACCAAACACTTCATCAGCCATGCCGATATGGCCGACTACACCATCCTCTTTGCTGCCACCGGCGAGGACGACGACCCGCGCCGCGGACGGCGCAAGCGCATCAGCGTGTTCCTGGTGGATCACGACACGCCCGGGGTGGACGTGCACCCCGGATACCGGCCTGTGTCGCATCGCGGCTACCACAACAGCGTCATCCACTTTGATGACTGCCGTGTCCCGGCCAGCCAGGTGCTCGGCGAGCCGGACCAGGGCATGGAGCTTGCCGGCACGTGGCTGTCCGCCAGTCGCCTGACCGTGGGCGCCCAGTGCGTGGGCCGCGCACGGCGTGCCCACGAGCTGGCGGTGGAGTGGGCCGCTTCCCGGGAGCAGTTCGGTCAGCCCATCGGCCGCTTCCAGGGCACCGGCTTCAAGCTCGCCGACATGGCCACGGACATCGACGCGGCCGAGATGCTGTGCCTGCGCGCCGCCTGGCTTCACGACCAGGGGCGCCTCACCGATGCCGATGCCGCCAAGGCGAAGCTGTTTGCCTCGGAGATGCTCGCCCGGGTCACCGACGAGTGCATCCAGGTCTACGGCGGCATGGGGCTGATGGACAGCCTGCCCCTGGAGCGCCTTTGGCGGGATGCCCGGATCGAGCGCATCTGGGACGGCACCAGCGAAATCCAGCGCCACATCATCGCACGGGACCTGTTGCGGGCCCACGGGGCCTGA